The window GAATGCATCAGCTCCCAgcctaaagaagaagcagaTATGGACTCTAGAGCAGGACTCCCAAGACACCCAGGTGGTGTATTTTCGCAGTCACCTTGGACGCTACCTGGCCTCTGATAAGGATGGCAAAGTCACCTGTGAGGCTGATGGTCGCAATTCAGACTGCCGCTTTCTTATTGTGGCTCAGTCAGATGGCCGCTGGGCCCTGCAATCTGAGCAGTACCTCCGTTTCTTCGGTGGCTCTCGGGACTACCTGTCCTGCTTCGCTCAGATAATCACAGATGCTGAGCTGTGGGCGGTGCATCTGGCTCTGCATCCGCAGGCCAACCTGCTGTCCGTGGCCCGTAAGCGTTATGCCCACCTCTCCATGGAGGATGGGGAGATCGCTGTGGATCTGAACATTCCCTGGGGTGTGGCAGCACTCCTGACCCTTGTCTACCTGGATGGGAAGTACTGCCTGAAAACCTGCGACAGCCGCTTTCTCAGCAACGATGGAAAGCTGTTGACGCAGAGTGGGAGGACCACGGCGTACACGCTTGAGCTGAAGTGTGGGAAGCTTGCCTTTAAAGATTGTGAGGGGAAATATTTGTCTCCCATGGGGCCTACAGGGACACTTAGGTCTGGACGGTGCTCCAAGCCAGGCAAAGATGAACTGTTTGACTTGGAGGAAAGCCACCCGCAGGTGGTCCTGATAGCAGCTAATGGCCGCTATGTCTCCATAAGACAAGGTAAGGAAACAAAGACACGTCAGCAGAATATTTTACACTCAGAAATCAGATTTCTATTTATTAAATCTTTGCATGCATGGACAAGCTGTTCCTCTGGTAGTTTTCTAGTCTCCCTAAAACCTTCCACAGAATCCCAAACAGCTGATTAAATGGATAGAGGTTGACCTTAAGTGCCAATGAGGGTGGTCACATGAGATTTTGCTGACAGAGGCTGACCTGCTCACATACATAATGAAGCAGAAATTGACAGCTGATAAGGGGTGCATAGTAATTACGGGTATTGTAGTCTGCACATCAGCATGCATTTACATCCCAGTGAACTGTTGCTTCTTCCCAGGAAAACAAGATAgatgaggctgaaacaggagaGCATCAGCCTCATCTGGGACACCAGAGAGGAATGTTGTGTTTAAGGGCTGTGACTGATTTAGATGCTGTGTTAAGTTACACTCAAATTAAACTCaaataacatttatttttcatccaTATTGGCAAAAACTACAAAGTGCAATTAGTTTCAGTGAATAtgctttcatttgtttgtcaaATAAAGTGTAatttaaactggaaaagataACGATATTGAATAAGAAAGGTTCAGAAAATgtgcattttttcattttctgtaaCCTAACATGGCgatctttctaaaaaaaaactttcattcCTTCTCAAAAGCACCTCTTGGCATTGTTGGGTAATGGTTTTAATCCTGTCTATTACTGACCCATAAGCTTACTGAGACAGCTGCTTGGAACCAATATGCTGTAAAGTAATGTTCTGTTGTGCTATATTATGCATTTACTCCTCAGTCTTGTGATGGGGCGGTTACGTGGGGTTATTTGATCAGCACGCAGGCATGACATCACAGTGCAGGATGATGGACTTCTCAGTAATTTCCTCTCCCTGACCCTAACTAGGCTGAATTTCTTTGATCAGTGCAAAAACTAGACCAGTCCTATCTGTCAGAGTCATATTACATCTAACCAGAGGTGCAGTGGAGGGACTTATGTTGCATTTCAGTTGCTGATGGTGAAACGGGCCTGCTGGTCTGATTTAAAACTGGATTTGGGATAGATTAGCACACACCAACGGTGCTTGTCAGCATACTAGGTCATGACAGCCATCCAGAGGCTGCAGATTCTTGTCTGCAGGCTTGAGTTACTTCAACCCTGGGTGCTGTAACTGAACCTCTCTCAGCTCATTGTTCCTGGTCAGCAGTGGGGGCTGCATTCAGGAATCAAACTTTCGGGAGCACATTAAACTGATTGGTTGAAGGGGAAACAAGCAATTAGTTGGACTATAaagtatacatacatatactaGAATACTATATAAGGTTGCACATGTGCATTTGTCCTCACACACTGACAAATATTTGCAGCATACTGCCTTTCatcctgtttttctcttcatACACTTTCTCAGCACAAACAAAAGCTTTATCCTCCTCCTCGAAGATCACAACCACACCGTCCTGCTGTGGTGAGTGGTGAGTTGTGTTGAATTATTGATGAAGTTGGCCCCTGTTCCTGGAGGGTTTGGGGGAGTCTGCTTTCAGAAACCCAAGCTGCCTCTTACCTGCAGCCAAAACTTCTGCCCCACCAGGTCCAGCTCTAAAACAACGAATCTAAGCCGCTATTCTAAGCCACAGTCAGTGTTGTGTGCTActaaaaattgagaaaacacagagaaattTAGTAACATGTGTGACTGGGATGCAGCTGTAGAGGATACAGCTCCCAAAAGACTATAGGACAATAGGAGTATGTGTAGATGCAGGTGGGTTCTTTGTCTTCATGTGTGTCCTCATAAATTAGCGTCTTTGTTTAGGCTCCATTTGTTGCAGAGCAGCACTGCAGTAAAAGACTCAGCGATAGAAGAGAGTCAAACCACAAACTTAGGTGTGAAAGAGTAAAATGTACTGAAATGCAGTATTTCTGTCCACTCAGAATTGTTCTTTATTGAATGTggtgtgaaagtgtgtgtgtaatAGCATGCCACGTTGGTGTATAATTATGTATCTCATCTCTGTGCTCTAAGGGTCTACATGGTCCACTCTGCACTGAATGTGAAGATGAGATAATTGTCCTATGAAACAAACTGTCTTTTAACGCATGAATACATAAGTGGAAAAAAtgaattaccttttttttttttttttaaaaaacgcttAAAATGCAGATGTAAAGGATTTAGGATTGGGAGAAACAGGAAAATAAGCGGCAGAGGAATAGTGGCATCAGCTTACTATCAATAATTGATGTCAGAGCCATTTATCATTGATGGATTACATAGGCCTGCCCCGCTTGAAGACCTGTTGGTAGGACAATGCCAGGAAGTAGAGCTTGATCCGGGATTTGATCTAAATTAGGTACTGTTGTAGCTATGTGTGTGTCGTCCAGAAGCACTAAGATGTGTACAGATACATTTAATGTGCTCATAGTTTACCAGTGATAATGGAGTGATGATGCCATCTTGTTTCTTTTGCTTGACCTACGAACGTGTCGCAGTTGTTCGTCAACAATGCTGTTGATATCAACAGATTGCCAGCTTGGATTTCGGCATGTCCAATCTCTTTGTCCTGTTTTCcatttcctccttttcctccatccatctctccTCCTTCTGTCTCTTCTTTTTTCATCTATCAGATAGCGACTGTGAGGTCCCAGCTGAGCTCTGTCTGAGGATCATTTCTGGGTTGAATTAGTGTGAAATGGACACATGGAATAGGCAGACAAAGCATGACATTGAGAGAGAATGAGAGTGATAGCCCCCCCCCTCCAGCATAGCTGTAGAGCTGAGGAGCTTAAATGTATGCTTCAGATGCACTTAAGATCAATGATAATTTAACCAGCTGTAAGACCTCATGATACCTAGTTTATCGGGTGTGAATAAAATGTGATTAAAGCATCCAAGTAGCTCAGTAAGCATGACATCTTTGTTGCGTATCATCCCCTTTATTTTTTACCTCCAATTTATCTCTGCAGGAAGCAAAATGCCCAATAACAACGTTAAAACAGATGGGATTAACAGTCATGTCCATGAGCTGAATGCTGAACAACGTGCATTAAAatctgtgttattttttttctttttaattgaaaaacaacaaacaaaattaCTGTCTTTTCTTCAGGCACTTCAGACTGGCATGTTCATGTGCACTTGCATTATGCAGATATAATTCATACGCATGTATCCATCAGTAATCGTAGGCTGGATTTATTTTTGCCTAATGCTGTATTTTCATGCATGTGATACCTTGCGATTAGAGTATCTATTCTGCATATATTCAGAAATAAACATTAAGTCTGCAAGACACAAAGCACCAATGAAGGGGCAGTGTAAGGTAAGTAAAGAGTAATAAAGCAGAGTAACAGCAAACTGCTCTACTGACTAGCTCCCTGTGTGTTGTTCGGTGGAAAAATCAGCTGGCAAACCTATGAGTCAtgcaaaccagaaaaaaaaatcaaccaacAAAGCATCATGGCTAGATCTGAATAATACTGAGTAAGTTTACATGACATGTGAGAAAAAAATTAATCATTGCAAAAGGTCAGAaaaatacagaacttttacaATGAAATggatgtagaaaatggatggatgttagtCCGACCCAAGTCGTTCGAAATCTAACCTCTCAAGGCTGTACTAACACTCGCAAATAATGTAGTTGGGCATCAACCCAgtctgtatgtatgcatgtcCTATACAAAGATGCTCTGATTtacatatttttgtttgtttttcttgttagaTAGCTAAATGAGTCAGATATTGTGACTGAAAAGAAGCCCTTTACGACTAGGTGTCAACTCGCTAAAACTTAAAGCATGTTCGAACCGTTGCtccaataaaatcctgattttattatAAAGAAGCAGAATGTcttaaatgtttcctcatacagtCCACAGCTATGCATTTATTTGGAAAATTAGGTGTTAAAGATTCCTTTTAACATGGACACCCCTCGGCATAATTTCAAATGGCTGAATGAAGCGTTAGGGTAGCTCGTCTCGTCTGGTCTTTGACTTTTTCTTCAGCTCGGTGAGCACAGTTTAAGGGGAAACCATTTTCCACAATCTTTCTTTACCTTTCAAATCACTTGCACAGTTCTGCTGACACTTCAAAATGACCACTACTCAgatttcactctttttttacatttctgctTGAAAGCACTGTATGTCCACAAGAGTTTGGGTGTTTGTCCAAGAAGTAAATGAAAGGAGGATCTTTTATGTAAATTGAGGCTACTCTGAGTTCTATGATATGTCTCGATCTATATAGCCAGTTGATACCGTGTAGTACCATTGTAGTCCTGTTCGATCGTTCATTGTTCCTTTAGCTTAAGATTTGAGAGGAATTGATAATTATCCGCACATCCTGCTAAGCGTGGCCCATGAAATCCTCtggttgtttcctgttttttctttattcttttattgAGGAGATTGAGGGATTGGACGGGTAGTACTTGAAAGCGGATTATATCAGAGCCTAGCTGTGAAGAGGGCAGATAGATAGGGCTGAGGGTTGAGTAATGGTGTGGGTTGGGGTTTTAAGGGCATCTGGGGTATGGAGGGAGATGTGGGGGAGGGGAAAAGGTAACATGGCTGTCCAGAGAAAAGAGCAGAAAGAGATAAAAGACACAGAGATTAGTGTTGCTAAAGGATTAAGGAAATGTATTGAGGATATTTAGAGAAGCATCTAATTAAGGATTTGGCCATCTGCAGtctgtgttttcattgtgtGGCAGACAAGCGTTTTTTCCATCTGCAGTTATGACAGTGCTCGGACCTGTTGACAATAATATAGTGGTTTGTCTCGTTGcctgtaaaacaaaaataagaaaactgtaaaacaaaaaataaaaaggaaacaatCTAAACGAAATTGGTAAAGCCCTGAGAAAAAGATCATTAGTAAGGCTGACTGTTTGTTTCTAAAGCAGGATATCACACCATCTAACTAAGCATACACAGAGGGGGGTCAGTGTTTGTTTGCTGATGTGAGAATGTGATTCTCGCGTGTATGCTTCTCACAAGTGGTCCAGCTTCATGCACAAGCAACAGAAATGCTAAGATAACTGCTTTCTGGAGGTTTCAGGAAAATATTTGTCAAAATCAGGTGTGATTTATGTTTAGGTGTTGAGTGGTGACAGCGGAAGTGACACAAAGCTTGTTAGCGAGAGCGGTGTCTTGTGTATTAATGATTACACAATGATAAAGTTTCAGTTCATGTCTACCCTTTTTTTAGGCTGCGTGGTGGTGTGCAGGCAAGAAGGTGCCTGGGTGGAGAGGTTCTTTGTGgcatttgcatgttctctcagAGCATGCGTGGGTTCACTTCTGGTGCTTCACCATCCTCCCAAAGTCCCAAAACACCCCTGCCGGATTAATAAGTGATTCTGAATTAACCATAGAagtgtgaatgtgttttttATCTGTGGTTTGGCCCTGTGAAGGACTGGCGACCCGTCTAGGGTGTAAACTGCCTCTCGcctaatggcagctgggataggcggGTCTGTTTAAAGCGCACAGGAGTCAGAACATGATGCATAAATTACAACTGGTAATCAATGTTTTCTTTATAACACATTAAGAGTAGTGGATTTGGTTCCTTGTTGTGTTGATATCGGCAGTGCATGTATCTGTATGTATCCAATTAGTGAGGAGTGAACGGAAAGCATCAAACAGGTCAGGGGAACGTACAAGAGGCATCAGCTCACCAGCACACACCCCCACTCTCACACAGGCAGTAAATGCTCTGGAAGATTTGCTGCTACGTTTTAAACATCTCAAAATTATCTCAGGACTTCAGTTCATCTGTAAAAATCGGGTCTTGTTTGCAGTCCAGAGCCATCTCTGCTTTACTTATCGGCATTACTTACGAGACACATTTCCATGGGGCCTACCTAGTGGCTTGTTTGGCTAGTAGTGGTAACCCACTCAGAACTAAGGCATCGTTTAAAAAGTACACTTAAGCTGCCTGAAATCTGAGTTTTCTTAAAAACTCGCCAACGTCCACAGAAACATACctttctcagcctctgaagaTACGATAAAGATTTTCTAAAAACTGTAAAATGTTTGATGTAAACTACTGAGTGCACCCTCATGTTCATCACTGTTGAAAATAATCTTGGAAATGATGTCAATGACGTGAACAGTGACAAGCCTTACATCAGACTTGGATAATGAAATCTCAGACGTGTCACTGCAGGTCTGAAAGGGAGATAAATGCAAACCAGTTAATTAACATGTTCTTTCCATGCCCCTCTCAGGCGTGAGCCTGGCTGCCAATCAGGAGGATGAGACTGACATGGAGACGTTTCAGATGGAGATTGACAAGGAAACAAAGAAGTGCACATTTCGCACGAGCCAAGGGAACTACTGGGCTCTGGTGGCTCATGGAGGCATCCAGAGCACTGCCACAGAAGTGTGAGTGAATTTTGACACGTGTGCATTCAACACGTGATCGCAATATCTCCTGGAACAACAAAGGGATAAGAAAGTCTCAACTTTTCTCTACTACAGATCAGCAAACACCATGTTTTCAGTGGAGTGGCTCGACCACAAGGTGGCACTAAAAGCTAACAATGGCAAATATGTCTGCACCAAGAAGAATGGCCAGTTACTTGCAATAAGTGATTCTGTGGGTAagtctttcccttttttttgctTCATCCAAACTCTTCAGTCCCAGGTCTCATCTGTTCAGACCCAGACTCTGATCTGCCTTGTGTTGACTCTGGTGATTTCCATCATTTTGCTGTTGTCAGGTGAGGATGAGCAGCTCACCTTGAAACTAATCAACCGACCAATGCTGATCCTGAGAGGGGAGAATGGATTTATCTGCCACCACAAGAACTCTAACACGCTGGACGCGAGCAGATCAGTCTACGACATTTTCACACTGCAATTCAGCAACGGGGCTTACAACATTAAAGGTCAGGATGCACCCGCTCAAACAGACTAATGGAAGGTTTCCATAAGAAAACCACCAAAAGTTGATGAGTTTCTTGCTCcgtctttgttttctcctcaCTGGTTTGTCTTTTACGGCACAGGTGTTGACGGCCGGTTCTGGTATGTGAACAGTGCCGGGCTAGTGTGTTCAGATGGTGAGGCCCCGGAGGATTTCACTTTGGAGCTCCTTGAGCATGGCCGCCTCGCAATTCGTGGTAAAAACGGCAGATATTTGCGTGGAGACCAGGGAGGCACGCTCAAAGGAGATGCACTCAGCCTGAGCAGCTCTGCCCTCTGGGAGTATTAACACAAACCAACATTGGTTCAAACCTGAGACTTAACTCTTCGGATTGTTGAGGTGCTCCACCACTAATCATCATTCCAACATTGATGAGTAATCAGTTTAATGGCACTGTTCCCTCTCTGCCCTTCCTTCTGCTGCAAAAAGGACTGACATGTCAAGAGACCTCTTGATGAAGTGAACAGTATTCTGAGTTAGATCTCAAACCGTGAGATTAGTGAGAGTTTTGTGTTGTTCCTTTCGATTTTTGTTCAATAGACATCTGGTGCAAGCATGAGTTAGAAATAAAGGCATGCAGTCCAACATGTATTGATTTACACAAGTGATCACTGTTATGATAcaagttgttttattgtttcattACATCCTCTTTGTTCTTATCCGTGTCTTCGTTGTGTTTTCAGCTGTCCTTGCAGGTATTAACATGAGAGACAGCGAACCAGCGAAGTGGTAACAAGGGTGTGTAATGGTGCTTGTCACTTATCAGGTCGAGTACTCTACAGTAACTCAAGGTGCCATTTGAGATGAGTGTGGTCACAATTACAAGTGATGTCACCTTTGAAGTCATATTTCAGACTGAGGATGCTTATTAGCTGGATATGACAGGGTTTCAGGTGGAAACAGCAGAAGACTGTAACCACGACTCAGGCACACAGCAGCAACACTAATGGCATCACTGCAAGCTGATTTGAGTGGGATTTCATTTTGCTTTCATTTCTTTGGTGCACATAGAACCAAAAGAATCTATGTTTCCCTGTGTTGTATTTGAACAAGATCATATTTCTACCAGGATTATGGGAACCAAGGGCGGCaaccttaaaaaagaaaaatacgtAATAATTATTTCCCTGGTCCTGATGAAGTTATCAGAACTACATAGTATGGGAGTGCTATACAGATCAAGAATTGATCAATTTCAAAGGGTTGCTCTTTTAATTCAAAACGCCTAAAACATGTGAAACGCTATTTTCCAACATGACAATAAGGTTAGCATCCCCATACAAAGCATGCTAAGTAAGTATTTAAGTGAGGCTGCAAAGTAGAACTACTGAAGTTAAGTACTATTATGCACATTTGGTCAGTACTACCCAACAATAATACTAAACACTAGAGATATCAAGTGAAGTCATAGTGAGTCCTCTAAGTGAACATGATACCTGTGATTATTATCTGTGGGGTTCCTCCCACTCGACCccaaaattggattaagcaggtatataaaatggatggatggtttgtgGGGTTAAGCTGATAATAAAGTAAGTAAACTAAGTAAATAATTTGGGGTTGTTTCACTTGGGCTGGTCTACGCTCAGCAATATTATGCATCCAAACAATGAGGTCTGCTGACTACATGACTGACCAGATGTTTCAGTCTATACTTTTACTTCCCTGATGGCGTAGACAAATTCCAAGATGACTATGCTAAGATTCACCAGGTACAAAGTCCAAAAGAGTGATTCAAGGAGCATGGAGATTTGCAATCAGAGTCCAGAACTTTAATCCATTTAAATTCTTTGAGATTCGCCAGAGAAGACCTTACACAGCGATCCAACTGTCATATAATCAGTACAAGATCAAATCATGTAACTCTGGACCAATATAAATGCAGTGACACTGCATTAGCCTATTCAAACAATGCCCCAGCAAATACATGCAGTAATTAAAGCTAAAGGTGCAACGAAACATCTGAAAAATAAAGtgctctttttcatttttggccatgCAGTGCGTGTTCAGAAAGAAACTGCACGATGTCAGGGTCACACATGTATGCATGAAAGTATTGCTGAACAGGACCACAGGCTCAGGGGTCCAAAGAGTCAAAGGGGTCCTGGTCCGGGGTTGATGTTTAAGGTGGCTGTTGATTTTCAATCAAACCTactaggagaaaaaaaaacaacggaaGGGATCCAGACCAGGTTCAAAATGCAAAGCTTTTGTTTAACAGGAAGTGGAAGCCTTTTATGACTTTATATCCAGAGGCCCTTTGTCTCTCATGAAGCAATCATCCACCTGCAGGACAGCTCTCCACTTTAGACCGTAAACGTATTTATTTTTACACCACTCCAGTTGTAGAATCTATACAATATTAACATAATGGAAATAATAAATGGCATAAGAATAAGCATTAAGAGAACATAGGTCACATAAAATAAAGCCAGTCTTGAAGTGTAGTATATTTTAAATAATCAAATTatgcttcttttatttttttaaatcaggaaaTGAAGAGCAACCTCAAAGCCAAGCCTAATGTTCATCTCAGTGTAAAATATGACACGACAGCAGGCATTTACAGCGTGAcggaaaaatatatttattgtgGCAGTAATTATGCACCATGAATAGATATTATTTTTCACGCAGCTGCAAAGTCCGGTTGGAGAACACCAAACAAGGCTGAAGGGAACAGTGTGGGCGTTAAATCACGAGGAGAGAATTGTCTCGGAGTTCTCGGTAAACACGGAGAAGAAATCGATTCATCTGCCCTGAGGACATGCCCATGCTGAAGGCTTCTGAGATGCGACTCTGCTGGATCTATTGACACGAGGGAAGGAAAGATACCATGATTCCAACACAGTTACAGACACTTCGGCTTCTTTGCCCCAAAAATGTCTCGGGTTTAATGAGTTGAAAAACATGGGGGCTGAGAGAATTATTCAAAGGCTGACGCTCATCGAGTAATCAATCAACAGAAAATGCATTGATTTATATAGCTGCCCTTCGGCCATTTTGCACCACCATGTTACTACGGCAGCCCAAAAATggacaaaccaaaccaaatacAGACTCTCAAGTGGTCTTGATAACCATGGCTTGTACTTAAGATAGGGGGTAGTTCTTTGATTGCAATTTGTATTGCTATATATCAATACATCCAACCCACTGTACCATCAGTGTTGGTGATTTAAGAATAAATAcactaaaaaaagaatattttatGAACAATATACAGTATGACGGTCTTACCTCAGCCTGCTGCATTGCCCGTCTCAAACCTGAAATCTGGACCCCCTTCGTGGGGGCAGATTTCTCTGGAGCCATTTGCAACAGAGTCTGTGAGAGGGAGCAGAGCACTTTATCAAAAGGAAGGCAAAATGTTCATCTACAATAAAGACGAAAACATTATTCTGAAGCCTGATGAGGTCAAACTGAGTCTAGGAAATAAAAGGGCAATAAAGACATCAAAGTACAGCTATAGTTATGAAAAAATAAGCTCTTCAACAGCAACAAACCAGAAGAACGGGAGATTTAAATCACCAAATAGCTTGGCGTTGCACAAGAGTATGAAGGAGCAAAAGAAATACATATTTGTTTAGCTCCATTATAAT of the Odontesthes bonariensis isolate fOdoBon6 chromosome 23, fOdoBon6.hap1, whole genome shotgun sequence genome contains:
- the fscn2b gene encoding fascin-2b isoform X1; translated protein: MPANGNSPLKLQFGLINREGRYLTAESFGFKVNASAPSLKKKQIWTLEQDSQDTQVVYFRSHLGRYLASDKDGKVTCEADGRNSDCRFLIVAQSDGRWALQSEQYLRFFGGSRDYLSCFAQIITDAELWAVHLALHPQANLLSVARKRYAHLSMEDGEIAVDLNIPWGVAALLTLVYLDGKYCLKTCDSRFLSNDGKLLTQSGRTTAYTLELKCGKLAFKDCEGKYLSPMGPTGTLRSGRCSKPGKDELFDLEESHPQVVLIAANGRYVSIRQGVSLAANQEDETDMETFQMEIDKETKKCTFRTSQGNYWALVAHGGIQSTATEVSANTMFSVEWLDHKVALKANNGKYVCTKKNGQLLAISDSVGKSFPFFCFIQTLQSQVSSVQTQTLICLVLTLVISIILLLSGEDEQLTLKLINRPMLILRGENGFICHHKNSNTLDASRSVYDIFTLQFSNGAYNIKGVDGRFWYVNSAGLVCSDGEAPEDFTLELLEHGRLAIRGKNGRYLRGDQGGTLKGDALSLSSSALWEY
- the fscn2b gene encoding fascin-2b isoform X2; amino-acid sequence: MPANGNSPLKLQFGLINREGRYLTAESFGFKVNASAPSLKKKQIWTLEQDSQDTQVVYFRSHLGRYLASDKDGKVTCEADGRNSDCRFLIVAQSDGRWALQSEQYLRFFGGSRDYLSCFAQIITDAELWAVHLALHPQANLLSVARKRYAHLSMEDGEIAVDLNIPWGVAALLTLVYLDGKYCLKTCDSRFLSNDGKLLTQSGRTTAYTLELKCGKLAFKDCEGKYLSPMGPTGTLRSGRCSKPGKDELFDLEESHPQVVLIAANGRYVSIRQGVSLAANQEDETDMETFQMEIDKETKKCTFRTSQGNYWALVAHGGIQSTATEVSANTMFSVEWLDHKVALKANNGKYVCTKKNGQLLAISDSVGEDEQLTLKLINRPMLILRGENGFICHHKNSNTLDASRSVYDIFTLQFSNGAYNIKGVDGRFWYVNSAGLVCSDGEAPEDFTLELLEHGRLAIRGKNGRYLRGDQGGTLKGDALSLSSSALWEY